A segment of the Kluyveromyces marxianus DMKU3-1042 DNA, complete genome, chromosome 5 genome:
ATGCTCTGGCTTGCATCGATAGTGATATGCGTGTTCTGGCTGCGCGTCTCCAAGAATGTCCTGTTCGGCGCAGTGCTGTGGTCCATGGTTACGTTCATGGTTTCGCTGCTGGCGTTTTTGATCGACGTGCTCATGTTCGGCTCGTACGTGACGTGGGCGAGCTGGCTCATGCTCGTCAGCGCGTTTTTCGTTGCCCTCAGCGGGCTCATGATATGTCTGCTGATCAGAGAGCTGCCGTACAAGCGCTTCGTCAAGTTGCAAAAAGAAGTAGAGATCGACGTCCCTATGCGTAAAAGGGCCGGTTCCGAGGAAGCGTGGGTCTCATAAATCcttacatatatacatatatatatatatatatctaaaTGCATTCAAACACTAATCATATCTTCCAGCGAAAGCACGCCCTTGAACTCCGCATCGTTCAAGACCGCCATCAGCGCATGTGCAACCTGCTGCGTGGAGATCAACGGACGCACCAGCTCATTCACACACCCCACCTTCTTCCCCAGAAGCAACTCGTTACCGCAGTTCAAAAGCTGCAATAGATCGCGCACTCGCGCCCGCCCATCAGCTCGCGTATTCCTCTCGTCAAACATAAACCCAGGCCTCAGTATTATCGGACGAATCTCGTCCTCATACTGCATGATGTGCGCCTCAGCCGCCCGCTTCGAATCAATGTACCCGCGAGGAATCATCGGAAACCCCCTATCTGCAGAAACATAACTAAACGTCCTGGCATTCCCAGCATTCACTTTCATATACGTATCCACAAGCAGAGTCGCACTGTACTTGTTCATCATCTCGTAAGTGAAGTTTGTCGCACTCGATTTCTTTGCGTTTGCTCCATTACCATGACCACCTTTTTCCAACGG
Coding sequences within it:
- the COQ11 gene encoding ubiquinone biosynthesis protein COQ11, producing the protein MSRKLVVLGGTGFLGKRICEAAVEANFKVTSLSRSGKAVSSEAWAQEVEWKSCDIFEPKSYASELRNATDVVHSLGILLENENYKKQVNGTSLWPTSIPELPKMSTLFGKNPLEKGGHGNGANAKKSSATNFTYEMMNKYSATLLVDTYMKVNAGNARTFSYVSADRGFPMIPRGYIDSKRAAEAHIMQYEDEIRPIILRPGFMFDERNTRADGRARVRDLLQLLNCGNELLLGKKVGCVNELVRPLISTQQVAHALMAVLNDAEFKGVLSLEDMISV
- a CDS encoding SUR7/PalI family protein, whose amino-acid sequence is MQWFKVVLLTALTISLVFQLFSVITVPITSNIFIAQYKGYRFGVFGWCKLKASVCSQIRMGYALQDIMLINDNEYLHLPTNAKYALSKLLLVHAISLVCVFMLWLASIVICVFWLRVSKNVLFGAVLWSMVTFMVSLLAFLIDVLMFGSYVTWASWLMLVSAFFVALSGLMICLLIRELPYKRFVKLQKEVEIDVPMRKRAGSEEAWVS